The following coding sequences are from one Molothrus aeneus isolate 106 chromosome Z, BPBGC_Maene_1.0, whole genome shotgun sequence window:
- the LOC136569396 gene encoding serine/threonine-protein kinase PAK 3-like, with protein MIGQVCAAVCTVFSVVYSGYYLTQLTRHLTRGWRQACPLGSTAGSAAPLAASVIEEEAEEQQKNIKPPAAVPPQPELAEPLKTGSAIQPGAAGPAWPAAASSPPAAGTSCSSAAQQPEMREEQGLKTLRSIASLGQPMSKYTAFEELGRGGFGAVYKALDTSSGQQVAIKIMSLEEEMSEELAANEILAMRDNRNPNIVTYLDSYLVDAELWLAMEFMDGGTLFDVLRAVYLEEGQIGAVCRECLQGLHFLHSRQVIHRDIKSSNVLVGMDGSVKLGDFGLCAQLSPERSKRSSSVGTPSWMAPEVVRGEAYGPKVDIWSLGIVGLEMVEGEAPYQREARLRVFELIERNGPPKLQHPRHHSALLRDFLRCCLQADEDRRWSAQELLQHPFVTSGNPASSLAALIISAKQVQEDGRGDTCAGGGPCAPPAERREKGMCHLLAELQPSPEY; from the exons ATGATCGGGCAAGTCTGTGCCGCGGTTTGCACCGTCTTTTCCGTTGTCTATTCTGGCtactacctgacccagctgactc GTCACCTGACACGCGGATGGAGACAAGCCTGTCCTTTG ggctcaacagcagggtcagctgctcctctggctgcctctgtcattgaggaagaggctgaagagcagcaaaagaacatcaagcctccagctgctgtccctccacAGCCTGAACTTGCAGAGCCA CTCAAGACGGGCTCTGCAATTCAACCTGGTGCCGCTGGACCAGcatggcctgcagcagccagctcgccccccgctgctggcacttcctgcagcagcgcagcccagcagcccgagatgagggaggagcagggcctgaAGACACTGA GGAGCATCGCGAGTCTGGGCCAGCCAATGAGCAAATACACGGCATTTGAAGAACTCGGACGAGG ggggtttggagctgtttaTAAAGCCCTTGACACCAGCAGCGGACAACAG GTGGCAATCAAGATCATGTCACTCGAGGAGGAGATGTCCGAGGAGCTGGCTGCCAATGAAATCCTGGCCATGAGGGACAATAGGAATCCCAATATCGTTACCTACTTAGACAG ctacctGGTGGATGcggagctctggctggccatggAGTTCATGGACGGCGGCACCTTGTTTGATGTGCTCAGGGCAGTGTACCTGGAGGAAGGACAGATAGGCGCTGTCTGTCGGGAG tgcctgcaaggactgcatttccttcattcccGCCAAGTCATCCATAGGGACATCAAAAGCAGCAATGTTCTTGTGGGCATGGATGGATCTGTCAAGTTGG GTGACTTTGgtctctgtgctcagctcagccctgagcgcaGCAAGCGCAGCTCCAGCGTCGgcactcccagctggatggcaccggaggtggtgagaggagaagcctacggccccaaagtggacatctggtccctggggatcgtggggctggaaatggtggaAGGGGAAGCTCCTTACCAGCGGGAAGCCCGTCTCAGG GTTTTTGAGCTGATAGAAAGGAACgggcccccaaaactgcagcacCCCAGGCACCACTCGGCTCTCCTGCGTGACTTCCtccgctgctgcctgcaggcagacGAGGACAGGCGCTGGTCTGCCCAGGAACTCCTGcag catccCTTTGTGACCTCAGGCaatcctgcctccagcctggctgctctgatcaTCTCAGCCAAGCAAGTGCAGGAAGATGGGAGAGGAGACACCTGCGCCGGAGGAGGTCCTTGTGCCCCGCCAGccgagaggagggaaaaggggatgtgtCATCTCttggcagagctccagccatccccCGAGTATTAA